In Paenibacillus sp. G2S3, a single window of DNA contains:
- a CDS encoding glycosyltransferase family 4 protein, which produces MHICIIAPERLPVPGDGSVEICIWAIARRLAKKHKVTIVSRKAPGLPDASILEQVRIIRLPASTPVHYRTSVLDYIQNESFDIVQIDNRPNLMSAVKKRLPHLPVFLFLHSLTFTPDTVKTARALARADLIIANSHSLQRRLTRRFPQLNNEIRIVLLGADLDRFTPVTTQEKYHLCRLYRLPRVFTVLFVGRVIPRKGVPVLIRAMYHLNKHLPAHLVIAGKGKPSYLRQLKLLAQRLGVSVSFLGNVAHEDIHTLYQAADCFVCPSQNHESFGLVNVEAMASGLPVIASSNGGIREIIDSGHNGFLVERYREALPFARNLLRLGRNPGLAATIGKQGRADALEAFNWQRTATDLERLYQAALVQE; this is translated from the coding sequence ATGCATATTTGTATTATTGCGCCGGAACGTCTCCCGGTTCCGGGAGACGGTTCAGTAGAAATCTGCATTTGGGCCATTGCCAGAAGACTGGCTAAGAAACATAAGGTTACCATTGTGAGTCGAAAAGCGCCGGGACTGCCCGATGCTTCCATATTAGAGCAAGTCAGAATCATTCGGTTACCCGCAAGTACTCCCGTTCATTATCGTACTTCGGTATTAGACTACATTCAGAATGAATCATTTGATATCGTTCAGATCGATAATCGCCCCAATCTTATGTCTGCTGTAAAGAAACGGCTCCCTCATCTTCCGGTATTTCTATTTCTGCATTCTCTTACATTCACACCGGACACAGTTAAGACTGCTAGAGCCTTGGCTAGAGCAGATCTGATTATTGCGAACAGCCACTCTCTACAGCGAAGACTAACCCGTCGCTTCCCTCAATTAAACAATGAAATCCGTATTGTCCTGCTCGGAGCAGATCTTGATCGGTTCACTCCTGTAACGACACAGGAAAAATACCATCTTTGCAGACTTTACAGACTCCCGAGGGTCTTTACCGTCTTATTCGTCGGTCGAGTCATTCCCCGCAAAGGGGTGCCCGTATTGATACGTGCTATGTACCATTTAAATAAGCACCTTCCCGCCCATCTTGTAATTGCAGGCAAAGGGAAACCGTCATATTTGCGACAGCTGAAGCTGCTTGCACAGCGACTAGGCGTATCCGTTTCCTTCCTTGGAAATGTAGCTCATGAAGATATTCACACCCTGTATCAGGCAGCCGACTGCTTTGTATGTCCTTCTCAGAATCATGAATCCTTTGGACTTGTTAATGTAGAGGCCATGGCCTCGGGACTGCCCGTCATCGCTTCAAGTAATGGCGGTATCCGCGAAATTATCGACTCCGGCCATAACGGATTTCTGGTGGAACGATATCGCGAGGCCTTGCCCTTTGCTAGAAATTTGCTGCGACTGGGCCGCAATCCGGGTTTAGCAGCAACCATCGGGAAACAAGGAAGAGCGGATGCGCTTGAGGCCTTCAATTGGCAACGTACTGCAACCGATTTGGAACGGCTTTATCAAGCTGCGTTAGTACAAGAATAG
- a CDS encoding DUF445 domain-containing protein produces the protein MRSKNLATMSLAFMACGFLITLFLPENLAVILLRGGFEAGLVGGIADWFAVTALFRHPLGLRIPHTSLLLKNRDKIIQSLITAMETELLNKESIENKLRKFGIMSMGSKLLTKFFSKKKVRAQLLEQLSVFVSRLPVEKAVPFLQKAASDYIRKAELGVAADKIITKLMNDGKDVAALDYALEGVSNWSGRPETKAMLGKIASEKLAEVKLGGLKGMAFQAFVGFMDADMLGEMLQGMLQSGIRDFREEDSPYREEIIREIRVALFQIVNDEARMTSIKEWALNELEGEAATAFLLTQLENVRSKALSLLEEDRSAGGRKLFALYALLVRRISKEQEWIGSWEERIRASLIAFVEANHFRIGLLVKENLDSMDDASLVNMLEDKVGKDLQWIRVNGALCGFVVGLVLTVVQFI, from the coding sequence GTGAGATCCAAAAACTTGGCCACCATGTCACTAGCTTTTATGGCATGTGGGTTTCTGATTACACTATTTCTACCTGAAAATCTCGCTGTGATACTACTAAGAGGTGGCTTTGAGGCCGGGCTGGTTGGGGGGATTGCCGACTGGTTCGCAGTAACCGCGTTATTCCGCCATCCGCTGGGGCTGCGTATTCCACATACTTCATTGCTGCTCAAGAATCGGGATAAGATTATCCAGTCGTTAATTACCGCCATGGAGACTGAGCTACTGAACAAAGAGAGCATTGAGAACAAGCTGCGCAAGTTTGGCATCATGTCTATGGGTTCCAAGCTGCTGACGAAGTTCTTTAGCAAGAAGAAGGTCAGAGCCCAGCTCCTAGAGCAGCTTAGCGTATTCGTGTCACGTCTTCCGGTAGAGAAAGCTGTACCGTTTCTTCAAAAAGCAGCCTCTGACTATATTCGTAAAGCGGAGCTTGGGGTTGCGGCTGATAAAATTATCACTAAATTGATGAACGATGGAAAAGATGTAGCTGCTCTGGATTATGCGCTGGAAGGGGTATCCAACTGGAGCGGTCGACCTGAAACGAAAGCTATGCTGGGTAAGATCGCCAGTGAGAAACTGGCTGAAGTGAAGCTCGGTGGACTGAAGGGGATGGCTTTTCAGGCTTTCGTTGGGTTCATGGATGCGGATATGCTTGGTGAAATGCTGCAAGGCATGCTACAGTCCGGTATTCGCGATTTTCGCGAAGAGGATAGCCCTTATCGTGAAGAGATCATCCGAGAAATTCGGGTGGCGCTGTTCCAGATTGTTAATGATGAGGCTAGAATGACTTCTATAAAAGAATGGGCACTTAATGAGCTTGAGGGAGAAGCGGCAACCGCTTTTCTGCTTACTCAATTGGAGAACGTACGCAGCAAGGCACTCTCCTTATTAGAAGAGGACCGCTCAGCTGGCGGACGCAAGCTATTTGCGCTATACGCCCTGCTTGTGCGCCGTATTAGTAAGGAACAAGAGTGGATCGGTAGCTGGGAGGAACGAATTCGCGCTTCACTAATTGCATTTGTAGAGGCTAACCACTTCCGAATCGGTCTTTTGGTGAAAGAGAATCTGGATAGCATGGACGATGCTAGTCTAGTGAATATGCTGGAGGATAAAGTAGGTAAAGATCTTCAGTGGATTCGTGTGAACGGTGCCTTATGTGGTTTTGTTGTAGGGCTTGTACTTACGGTTGTTCAATTTATTTAA
- a CDS encoding Cof-type HAD-IIB family hydrolase gives MLIALDMDGTLLNEEGKISPKNREAIINAQSLGHIVIIATGRSFMDAERQLRLADLECPVVSLNGAVVTLADRTLAASRPLNKEDIIPALRWMNEIPDLYYEVYTEDNVYVELNKRVRLEKLSALSEEEVPEEVSWLLKAMIDQQFQQAAVTYVESMEEVWSKKENIIYKTLAFSLNRELLKEASTRFAAIPGLIITASHVNNIEINHEDANKGSGVAMLAAHYGIPLTDVAVMGDSYNDQPMFEVAGYRIAMANAAPILKEMAEFVTVSNEEDGVAVGLEHLMAKS, from the coding sequence ATGCTGATTGCTTTAGATATGGATGGAACATTGCTGAACGAAGAAGGAAAAATTAGTCCAAAGAACCGCGAGGCGATTATAAACGCTCAGAGTTTAGGTCACATTGTAATTATTGCTACGGGACGCTCTTTTATGGATGCGGAACGACAGCTGCGGCTAGCGGATCTGGAATGCCCCGTGGTCAGTCTGAATGGCGCAGTAGTTACACTAGCTGACCGTACGCTCGCAGCAAGTAGACCGCTGAATAAGGAAGACATCATTCCTGCGTTACGCTGGATGAATGAAATTCCCGATTTGTATTACGAGGTATACACAGAGGACAACGTGTATGTAGAACTAAATAAACGGGTTAGATTAGAGAAATTATCTGCACTAAGTGAAGAAGAAGTGCCCGAGGAAGTCAGCTGGCTGCTAAAAGCAATGATCGATCAGCAGTTTCAACAAGCGGCTGTAACTTACGTAGAGAGTATGGAAGAGGTCTGGAGTAAAAAAGAAAACATAATTTATAAAACGTTAGCTTTTTCACTAAACCGGGAACTGCTCAAAGAAGCTTCTACTCGCTTCGCTGCGATTCCTGGCCTGATTATTACAGCTTCCCATGTTAATAATATCGAAATTAACCATGAGGACGCCAACAAAGGCTCCGGTGTAGCTATGCTCGCCGCCCACTATGGCATCCCGCTAACAGATGTAGCCGTAATGGGTGACAGCTATAATGATCAGCCCATGTTCGAGGTGGCTGGCTACCGAATCGCTATGGCTAACGCAGCACCGATTCTGAAGGAAATGGCTGAATTTGTTACCGTCAGTAATGAGGAAGATGGGGTGGCGGTAGGACTTGAGCATCTTATGGCTAAATCCTGA
- a CDS encoding YheC/YheD family protein: protein MGKKLNSALTSKWIKTKVLMQSSEISPLIPETVKFSKANLKTMLLKYGMIYVKPERGTYGNGVMKVEQSKESHGIEYKYQSGTKIKTFGTYDTFHSSLKKATRGRSYLIQRGIVLLKHGKHRFDIRVMVQLSPRGKWETTGLIGRVAEKGKIVTNYHNGGTLMSMEKLLSPYLNDAQQAQMLKILRKLGEDTGRFYHKKYPGFKQIGVDVGLDNHMTPWIIEVNTSPDPYIFKHLPNKSMYRKVLAYRRANEKKKSVS, encoded by the coding sequence TTGGGAAAGAAGTTAAATTCTGCGTTGACCAGCAAATGGATTAAAACCAAGGTGCTCATGCAAAGTTCCGAGATTTCACCGCTCATCCCAGAGACGGTGAAGTTTAGTAAAGCAAACCTAAAGACGATGTTGTTGAAATATGGGATGATTTACGTTAAACCGGAACGCGGTACTTATGGCAATGGTGTGATGAAGGTTGAACAGAGTAAGGAATCTCATGGAATAGAATACAAATACCAAAGTGGAACAAAGATAAAGACCTTTGGAACCTATGACACCTTCCATTCATCCCTCAAGAAGGCGACACGCGGACGTAGTTACTTGATTCAGAGAGGGATTGTTTTGCTGAAGCACGGAAAGCATCGCTTTGATATCCGAGTGATGGTCCAGCTCAGTCCGCGTGGCAAATGGGAAACTACCGGATTGATTGGCCGAGTCGCTGAGAAAGGCAAGATTGTTACCAACTATCATAACGGTGGTACGCTAATGTCTATGGAAAAGCTGCTGTCGCCTTATTTGAACGATGCTCAGCAAGCTCAGATGCTTAAGATATTGAGAAAGCTAGGTGAGGATACCGGACGTTTCTACCATAAGAAATATCCAGGCTTTAAACAGATTGGTGTCGATGTAGGATTAGATAACCACATGACGCCTTGGATTATTGAAGTCAATACTAGTCCGGATCCGTACATTTTCAAACATCTTCCTAATAAAAGCATGTACCGCAAAGTGCTGGCCTATCGCAGAGCAAATGAGAAGAAGAAGTCCGTTAGCTGA